Proteins from a single region of Alloscardovia omnicolens:
- a CDS encoding GEVED domain-containing protein yields the protein MGKPTHSSRLRAVLASAVLIPLAFSGLTGVSHAADLTVPDNPNHYQEYQSQNKESVKSAMNWVDFGQFTNLAADGTLQVGSEYQKEIAPGYVVHIRVEGLQPFNATDTYKQRVEEYGLADKLPALAQYDSAAQNYSNNGNTKPVGLIGRGLDIPNSNLAYNGISFDSSQKVALGVVTPTGGARKADWGVQLKVWGVYGGMEFPVDAVVADAEEANLEYVLATTDGEPFDLLTEISTPGQTKGSYKAFSWNTWVKNAGVGARGDSISDAEAMGFSNFTTDPAVADKAVRKEAGTDINGNAGWYIDGIGTQIFGPTLDTKGEKLSSPFALTRNVTNLGMYVRTHWNQAVMLGFLVADYGDAPESYGEARHLINNSGQPFIGRVKADVDLKREQRGVELKDWFTDDLDTLADDQPDEGLDQLAAENGNPVHYDALNKSTKIWMNPGSKNQAYARAWIDFNNNGVFDDDEASHRITVSSAGLQEITFPNAPDWDKKAHNYGVRVRIANDGADVDSPTGSAFSGEVEDFQLQVPEAETATSDGLQGQSQTKTVTFKNGDGSALTPSADNPVKFATIKNVDGKQVVETSDATEIPATKNGKEVGKYTIDGATGKITFTPNKDFVGTPDPANFVLYDDSNSPAYGTYTPTVSAVTPSGEAASSTGVQGKSQSGTPTFTPGDPSVPIDESKDAKFVVDGKPVDDTEVPAVQGGKTVGKYTIDPKTGKVTFSPNKDFVGTPDPVTVQRVDKNGTPATATYTPTVTAVIPSGEGTSSTGVQGQPQSGKPKFTPGDPAVPMDDDVPATFEDGKTEKTVDGVGTYKVADDGTVTFTPDKKFTGTAPSVVVKRVDKNGTPVTATYTPTVTPVTPSGEAASSTGVQGKSQSGTPTFTPGDPSVPIDESKDAKFVVDGKPVDDTEVPAVQGGKTVGKYTIDPKTGKVTFSPNKDFVGTPDPVTVQRVDKNGTPATATYTPTVTAVKPNAKEATSTGKQGQPQSGKPEFTPGDPDVPMDDDVPATFEDGKTEKTVDGVGTYTVAADGTVTFTPVKNFVGTAPSVAVKRVDKNGTSATATYTPTVEPVKPNTTPATSTGVQGQPQSGKPEFTPGDPAVPMDDDVPATFEDGKTEKTVDGVGTYKVAADGTVTFTPVKSYTGTAPSVTVKRVDKNGTSATATYTPTVTPVTPQGTPATSTGKQGQPQSGKPEFIPGDPAVPMDDDVPATFEDGKTEKTVDGVGTYKVAADGTVTFTPLKNFVGEAQSVIVKRVDKNGTSVNATYTPTVTAVKPTGTPATSTGKQGESQSGTPTFTNDDEQKTPLVPSEGNPARFVVDGVATDETSIEATKDGKIVGKYTIDPKTGTVTFTPNKSFVGEPDPATVQVKDANGTPAKTTYTPTVTPITPTGKDATSTGFQGEPQSGKPEFTPGDPDVPMDDDVPATFEDGSTTKAVPGEGTYTVAADGTVTFTPDKKFTGVGTPVTVKRVDKNGTPVTATYTPTVEAVTPQGTPATSTGKQGQPQSGTPTFTNGDEAGSPLKPTKDNPVKFVVDGKPVDDTEIPAVQGDKTVGKYTLNPGTGEVTFTPNKDFVGTPEPATVEMRDKNGTSVSTTYRPTVTAVTPQGTADSSTGVQGQAQSGKPEFTPGDPAVPMDDDVPATFEDGSTTKTVDGVGTYTVAADGTVTFTPDKKFTGDAPAVTVKRVDKNGTPATATYTPTVTAVSPTGTPATSTGKQGQPQSGKPTFTPGDPAVPMDDDVPATFEDGSKTKTVDGVGTYTVDPDGTVTFTPDKKFTGKAPVVTVKRVDKNGTAVTSTYTPTVEAVTPTGKDATSEGPQGVPQSGKPEFTPGDPAVPMDDDVPATFEDGSTTKTVPGEGTYTVDPDGTVTFTPDKKFTGVATSVTVKRVDKNGTEVTAIYKPTVTPVTPTGTPATSTGKQGQPQSGKPTFTPGDPAVPMDDDVPATFEDGSTTKTVDGVGTYTVDPDGTVTFTPDKKFTGTADPVTVKRVDKNGTEVTTQYRATVTPVTPTGSTSTSTGKPSQPQSGKPEFTPGDPDVPMDDSVPATFEDGSTTKVVPGEGTYTVDPDGTVTFKPEPGFVGKAKGVKVKRVDVNGTEVLALYQPVVEPETPEMVKMEVKKALARTGATLPIGWMLGLFAAGAAFWFASRRRGKADF from the coding sequence ATGGGCAAACCAACACATTCATCTCGTCTGAGAGCTGTGCTGGCTAGCGCGGTGCTTATACCATTGGCTTTTTCGGGCCTTACTGGTGTAAGTCATGCAGCCGATCTTACAGTTCCTGATAATCCTAACCATTATCAAGAATACCAAAGTCAGAATAAGGAATCCGTTAAATCTGCAATGAATTGGGTTGATTTCGGTCAATTCACTAATCTTGCAGCTGACGGTACCTTGCAGGTTGGTAGTGAATATCAGAAAGAAATTGCCCCTGGGTATGTGGTTCATATCCGTGTAGAAGGGTTACAGCCATTTAACGCCACTGACACATATAAGCAGCGTGTTGAAGAGTATGGGCTTGCAGACAAACTACCTGCTTTGGCACAGTATGATTCAGCTGCTCAGAACTATTCTAATAATGGTAATACTAAGCCAGTGGGTCTTATAGGCCGAGGTCTTGATATTCCTAACTCAAACCTTGCTTATAATGGCATTAGCTTTGATAGTAGCCAGAAAGTTGCTCTCGGAGTGGTGACACCTACTGGTGGTGCGCGAAAAGCAGACTGGGGCGTGCAGCTTAAGGTTTGGGGCGTGTACGGGGGCATGGAATTTCCAGTTGACGCCGTCGTAGCAGATGCCGAAGAAGCTAATCTTGAATATGTGCTTGCTACTACAGATGGTGAACCATTTGATTTGCTCACTGAAATTTCAACTCCGGGTCAAACAAAGGGTAGTTACAAAGCTTTTTCGTGGAATACATGGGTAAAGAACGCCGGTGTAGGAGCGCGTGGAGATAGTATTAGTGATGCTGAAGCTATGGGCTTCTCTAACTTTACGACTGATCCTGCGGTAGCTGATAAGGCTGTGCGTAAGGAAGCTGGAACAGACATTAATGGTAATGCCGGTTGGTACATTGATGGTATTGGCACCCAGATCTTTGGTCCAACACTGGACACGAAGGGTGAAAAACTCTCATCTCCATTCGCTCTTACCCGTAATGTAACTAACTTGGGTATGTATGTGCGCACACACTGGAATCAGGCTGTGATGCTTGGATTCCTTGTTGCAGACTATGGTGATGCTCCTGAATCTTATGGAGAAGCACGCCATCTCATCAACAATTCTGGGCAGCCTTTCATTGGACGCGTGAAAGCAGATGTAGATCTCAAACGTGAACAACGAGGAGTTGAACTCAAGGATTGGTTTACCGATGATCTCGACACCTTAGCAGACGATCAGCCAGATGAAGGCTTAGATCAACTTGCAGCAGAAAATGGCAATCCTGTTCATTATGATGCGTTGAATAAGTCAACAAAAATATGGATGAACCCAGGCTCAAAGAATCAGGCTTATGCTCGCGCATGGATTGATTTCAATAATAACGGTGTCTTTGATGATGACGAAGCTTCACACAGAATTACAGTAAGCTCTGCAGGATTGCAGGAGATTACTTTCCCGAATGCTCCAGATTGGGATAAGAAAGCGCATAACTATGGAGTGCGTGTTCGTATAGCCAATGATGGAGCCGATGTGGACTCTCCAACCGGTTCTGCTTTCTCTGGTGAAGTTGAAGACTTCCAACTTCAAGTTCCAGAAGCTGAAACAGCAACCTCTGATGGTCTTCAGGGGCAGTCCCAAACTAAGACTGTTACTTTCAAAAATGGCGATGGTTCTGCTTTGACTCCATCAGCAGACAATCCTGTTAAGTTTGCAACTATTAAGAACGTTGATGGTAAGCAAGTTGTAGAAACATCAGATGCAACTGAAATTCCTGCTACGAAGAATGGCAAGGAAGTTGGTAAGTACACGATTGATGGAGCAACAGGTAAGATTACCTTTACTCCAAACAAGGATTTCGTGGGTACTCCAGATCCTGCCAACTTCGTTCTCTATGACGATTCCAATAGCCCAGCTTATGGCACATATACTCCAACAGTTAGTGCTGTAACTCCTTCTGGTGAGGCTGCTTCTTCGACTGGTGTTCAGGGTAAGTCTCAGTCTGGTACTCCTACTTTTACTCCTGGTGATCCTTCTGTTCCTATTGATGAGTCGAAGGATGCCAAGTTTGTTGTTGATGGTAAGCCTGTGGACGATACTGAGGTTCCTGCGGTGCAAGGCGGTAAGACTGTTGGTAAGTACACGATTGATCCTAAGACGGGTAAGGTAACCTTTAGTCCAAATAAGGATTTCGTGGGTACTCCAGATCCAGTAACAGTTCAGCGTGTGGATAAGAATGGTACTCCTGCTACTGCTACCTACACGCCAACAGTGACTGCTGTGATCCCATCTGGTGAAGGAACTTCAAGCACTGGTGTTCAGGGTCAGCCTCAGTCTGGTAAGCCTAAGTTCACTCCTGGCGATCCAGCAGTTCCTATGGATGACGATGTTCCTGCAACTTTCGAGGACGGTAAGACTGAAAAGACTGTTGATGGTGTGGGTACATACAAGGTTGCTGATGATGGCACTGTAACCTTCACACCTGATAAGAAGTTCACGGGTACTGCTCCATCGGTGGTTGTGAAGCGTGTGGATAAGAATGGTACTCCTGTTACCGCTACTTACACTCCAACGGTTACACCAGTAACTCCTTCTGGTGAGGCTGCTTCTTCGACTGGTGTTCAGGGTAAGTCTCAGTCTGGTACTCCTACTTTTACTCCTGGTGATCCTTCTGTTCCTATTGATGAGTCGAAGGATGCCAAGTTTGTTGTTGATGGTAAGCCTGTGGACGATACTGAGGTTCCTGCGGTGCAAGGCGGTAAGACTGTTGGTAAGTACACGATTGATCCTAAGACGGGTAAGGTAACCTTTAGTCCAAATAAGGATTTCGTGGGTACTCCAGATCCAGTAACAGTTCAGCGTGTGGATAAGAATGGTACTCCTGCTACTGCTACCTACACTCCAACCGTAACCGCTGTGAAGCCAAACGCAAAGGAAGCAACATCAACTGGTAAGCAGGGTCAGCCTCAGTCTGGTAAGCCTGAGTTCACTCCTGGTGATCCAGATGTTCCAATGGATGACGATGTGCCAGCAACTTTCGAGGACGGTAAGACTGAAAAGACTGTTGATGGTGTGGGTACATACACTGTTGCTGCTGACGGTACCGTCACCTTCACTCCAGTCAAGAACTTTGTGGGTACTGCTCCATCGGTGGCTGTGAAGCGTGTGGATAAGAACGGCACATCTGCTACTGCTACCTACACTCCAACAGTTGAGCCAGTAAAGCCAAATACAACTCCTGCAACTTCGACTGGTGTTCAGGGTCAGCCTCAGTCTGGTAAGCCTGAGTTCACTCCTGGTGATCCAGCTGTTCCTATGGATGATGATGTTCCTGCAACTTTCGAAGATGGTAAGACTGAAAAGACTGTTGATGGTGTGGGTACGTACAAGGTTGCTGCTGATGGCACTGTAACCTTCACTCCAGTAAAGTCATACACTGGTACCGCTCCATCGGTAACAGTTAAGCGTGTGGATAAGAACGGCACATCTGCTACCGCTACATACACTCCAACAGTTACGCCAGTAACTCCACAGGGAACTCCTGCAACCTCAACTGGTAAGCAGGGTCAGCCTCAGTCTGGTAAGCCTGAGTTCATTCCTGGCGATCCAGCTGTTCCAATGGATGATGATGTTCCTGCTACTTTCGAGGACGGTAAGACTGAAAAGACTGTTGATGGTGTGGGTACATACAAGGTTGCTGCTGACGGTACCGTTACCTTCACTCCGTTGAAGAACTTTGTGGGTGAAGCTCAATCCGTGATCGTCAAGCGTGTGGATAAGAACGGCACATCTGTAAACGCTACTTATACGCCAACCGTTACTGCAGTAAAGCCAACTGGTACTCCTGCAACCTCGACCGGTAAGCAAGGTGAGTCTCAGTCAGGTACTCCAACATTCACTAACGACGACGAGCAGAAAACTCCGCTTGTTCCAAGCGAGGGTAACCCTGCACGATTCGTAGTTGACGGCGTAGCAACCGATGAAACAAGCATCGAAGCTACAAAGGATGGAAAGATTGTTGGTAAGTACACCATCGATCCAAAGACAGGTACTGTAACCTTTACTCCTAATAAGAGTTTTGTGGGAGAACCTGATCCTGCAACAGTACAAGTTAAGGATGCAAACGGCACTCCTGCTAAGACAACCTATACTCCAACGGTTACTCCGATTACCCCAACCGGTAAGGATGCTACTTCTACAGGATTCCAAGGTGAACCTCAGAGCGGTAAGCCTGAGTTCACTCCTGGTGATCCTGATGTTCCTATGGATGATGATGTTCCTGCAACCTTCGAAGATGGAAGCACTACTAAGGCTGTTCCTGGTGAAGGTACCTATACTGTTGCTGCTGATGGCACCGTGACATTTACTCCTGATAAGAAGTTCACAGGTGTAGGAACTCCTGTAACAGTCAAGCGTGTGGATAAGAACGGTACTCCTGTTACCGCAACTTATACTCCAACGGTTGAAGCTGTAACTCCACAGGGAACTCCTGCAACCTCGACCGGTAAGCAGGGTCAGCCTCAGAGCGGTACGCCAACTTTCACGAATGGCGATGAAGCAGGTTCACCATTGAAGCCAACGAAGGATAATCCTGTAAAGTTTGTTGTTGATGGTAAGCCAGTAGATGATACTGAGATTCCTGCTGTACAGGGCGACAAGACTGTTGGTAAGTACACTCTTAACCCTGGAACAGGTGAAGTAACCTTTACTCCAAATAAGGATTTCGTGGGTACTCCAGAGCCTGCAACTGTTGAGATGAGAGATAAGAACGGTACATCAGTAAGCACAACTTATCGTCCAACAGTTACAGCTGTAACTCCACAGGGAACTGCAGACTCAAGCACTGGTGTTCAGGGTCAGGCTCAGTCTGGTAAGCCTGAGTTCACTCCTGGTGATCCTGCTGTTCCTATGGATGATGATGTTCCTGCAACCTTTGAAGACGGTTCCACGACTAAGACTGTTGATGGTGTGGGTACATATACTGTTGCTGCTGATGGCACTGTAACCTTCACGCCTGATAAGAAGTTCACGGGTGACGCTCCAGCGGTCACTGTGAAGCGTGTAGACAAGAACGGTACTCCTGCCACCGCAACTTATACTCCAACAGTTACGGCAGTAAGTCCAACGGGTACTCCTGCAACCTCGACCGGTAAGCAGGGTCAGCCTCAGTCTGGTAAGCCAACCTTTACTCCTGGTGATCCAGCTGTTCCTATGGATGATGATGTTCCAGCTACTTTCGAAGACGGTTCTAAGACGAAGACTGTTGATGGAGTAGGAACATATACCGTGGACCCTGATGGCACCGTGACATTTACTCCGGATAAGAAGTTCACAGGCAAAGCTCCAGTTGTAACTGTGAAGCGTGTGGATAAGAACGGTACGGCAGTAACCTCTACTTACACCCCAACTGTTGAAGCTGTAACTCCAACCGGTAAGGATGCTACTTCTGAGGGGCCTCAAGGCGTTCCTCAGTCGGGTAAGCCGGAGTTTACTCCTGGTGATCCTGCTGTTCCTATGGATGATGATGTTCCTGCAACCTTTGAAGATGGTTCTACGACTAAGACTGTTCCTGGTGAAGGTACATATACTGTGGATCCTGATGGCACTGTGACTTTCACTCCGGATAAGAAATTCACAGGTGTAGCAACTTCTGTAACAGTCAAGCGCGTAGATAAGAACGGTACAGAGGTAACCGCTATTTACAAGCCAACAGTTACGCCAGTAACTCCAACGGGTACTCCTGCAACTTCAACCGGTAAGCAGGGTCAGCCTCAGTCTGGTAAGCCAACCTTTACTCCTGGTGATCCTGCTGTTCCTATGGATGATGATGTTCCTGCAACCTTCGAAGATGGAAGCACTACTAAGACTGTTGATGGTGTAGGTACATATACCGTGGATCCTGACGGCACCGTGACCTTCACTCCGGATAAGAAGTTCACAGGTACTGCAGATCCTGTAACAGTCAAGCGTGTGGATAAGAACGGCACAGAAGTGACTACGCAGTATCGTGCTACTGTCACTCCAGTAACGCCAACTGGTTCTACATCTACTTCGACCGGAAAGCCAAGTCAGCCACAGTCTGGTAAGCCTGAGTTCACTCCTGGCGATCCTGATGTTCCTATGGATGACTCTGTACCTGCTACTTTCGAGGATGGAAGCACCACTAAGGTGGTTCCTGGTGAAGGTACATATACTGTGGATCCTGATGGCACTGTTACATTCAAACCTGAACCAGGCTTTGTGGGCAAGGCTAAGGGCGTTAAGGTCAAGCGCGTTGACGTGAATGGTACTGAGGTATTAGCTTTGTACCAGCCAGTAGTTGAACCTGAAACTCCTGAGATGGTGAAGATGGAAGTGAAGAAGGCTCTCGCACGTACAGGCGCAACCCTACCAATTGGTTGGATGTTGGGACTGTTCGCTGCTGGTGCGGCATTCTGGTTTGCTTCTCGCCGTCGGGGTAAAGCAGATTTCTAG
- a CDS encoding LacI family DNA-binding transcriptional regulator: MKSSSPEHKRVTLRDVAREAGVSLKTASNVINGSGRMAQSTRSHVQDVIDQLGYRVNVAARNLNRNHTGFITLAVPTLTPPYLAELANRVIDEARLRNYSVYVTTYAEGSAQGARSLLEDFNSSVSDGMILSMSEVEEFRPEYLRTEYPLVCVGARTTWGVADRVALDDVHVASMATRYLLERGSSKIAVVGVRDASISMDAMLKSAEGNAQLRLRGVLEECQRSRIDVDKRLLGCTGQDWTIGSGYRVAERLIEQGIAFDGVVALNDQLAIGVISALKSHGIEIPRDVQVIGFDNIEEAAYLQTPLTTMDSRLAWIAPTAVDRILGRIDGTIHNPESIIETSRVLARSTTR, translated from the coding sequence ATGAAAAGCTCCTCCCCAGAGCATAAGAGGGTAACACTGCGCGATGTAGCCCGTGAAGCAGGTGTATCGCTCAAAACTGCTTCCAACGTGATTAATGGTTCTGGACGTATGGCGCAATCTACGAGGAGCCATGTTCAGGATGTTATAGATCAGCTTGGCTATAGAGTTAACGTTGCTGCACGAAATCTGAACCGTAACCATACAGGATTTATTACCTTAGCTGTGCCGACGTTAACGCCTCCATACTTAGCTGAACTAGCTAATCGTGTTATAGATGAAGCACGACTTCGCAACTACTCAGTGTACGTTACAACCTATGCAGAGGGTTCTGCACAAGGCGCTCGCAGCTTGTTGGAAGACTTTAATAGCAGCGTTTCTGACGGCATGATTTTGTCGATGAGTGAGGTAGAAGAGTTTCGTCCTGAATATTTACGAACTGAATATCCGCTCGTCTGCGTGGGAGCACGAACTACATGGGGTGTAGCAGATCGTGTTGCTCTTGATGACGTTCATGTGGCGTCTATGGCTACCCGATACTTGCTTGAGCGCGGTTCGAGCAAGATTGCAGTTGTAGGTGTACGTGATGCGAGCATCAGCATGGATGCCATGCTTAAGTCAGCTGAGGGAAACGCTCAGCTGCGTTTGCGTGGAGTACTTGAAGAGTGCCAGCGCAGTCGAATTGATGTAGATAAAAGACTTCTTGGATGTACCGGTCAAGATTGGACAATTGGTTCAGGTTACCGCGTTGCAGAACGGCTTATTGAACAGGGTATTGCGTTTGATGGTGTTGTGGCTCTTAATGACCAATTGGCTATAGGTGTGATCTCTGCTCTTAAATCGCATGGAATCGAAATCCCTCGTGATGTTCAAGTTATAGGCTTTGACAATATTGAAGAAGCGGCATATTTGCAAACACCTTTAACGACGATGGATTCTCGGTTAGCATGGATAGCGCCTACTGCTGTAGATAGAATTTTAGGTCGTATTGATGGCACAATTCATAACCCTGAGTCGATTATTGAAACTTCTCGTGTGTTAGCTCGGTCTACAACACGATAA
- a CDS encoding beta-galactosidase translates to MTMQRKFTWPLLLTPHGRGLAFGGDYNPDQWSEETWIEDIELMKRAGVNVVALGIFSWDRIQPQEDIWDFAWLDCIIELLGNAGIAVDLATATASAPMWLYKNYPEVLPVDKFGHTVHPGSRQSWKPTSPVFRRFALELCRKLAQRYAHNPTVTSWHVGNEYGWNNRYDYSYESEIAFQSWCERKYGTVEALNEAWGTTFWSQEVRSFDEVSVPRHMGTDAMVNPSQQLDFERFGNDMLLEFYCAERDVIAQICPDKPCTTNFMISTDQCSMDYEQWAHEVDFVSNDHYFHEGESHLDELACSDALVSSIAGGKPWYLMEHSTSAVQWKPINARKRRGELVRDSLAHVAFGADAIDFFQWRQSRFGAEAFHSAMLPHAGADTKIFSQVCELGADLATLSAAGVQGSMLCHSDTAILFSAESEWATRCETLPSRDLNHWHEVRDWYRAFLDAGQRVDVVPLHRDWSEYSTIVLPNILVLSDLDVQRLEEFTRSGGTIVAGYATGLVDERFHVGLGGYPGAGKGLLRSIFGVCGEEFNILGEQLEGEPVDIELSNGMSSCFWQNDMKVNEHTEILATYEGHSARSWELDGTPALTRSLYGQGVAYFIGCDLGAADKVSYIGIYLEESNNNAQLMHTQRISEDFVFDFYIARDVSAMSASQDIRITIDSDSDILIAHRAYECENPQSELVDYDSNKVPTTHIYCISSNGILITRKPRS, encoded by the coding sequence ATCACTATGCAACGTAAGTTCACATGGCCGTTACTGCTCACCCCTCATGGCAGAGGTTTGGCATTTGGGGGAGATTACAATCCGGATCAATGGTCTGAAGAGACGTGGATTGAAGATATTGAACTGATGAAACGAGCTGGCGTTAACGTCGTTGCATTGGGAATTTTCAGTTGGGATCGTATTCAGCCACAAGAAGATATATGGGATTTTGCTTGGCTTGATTGCATTATTGAACTTTTGGGTAATGCTGGCATTGCGGTGGATTTAGCCACCGCTACTGCGAGCGCACCAATGTGGTTGTATAAAAATTATCCTGAAGTATTACCGGTGGATAAATTTGGGCATACTGTTCACCCAGGTTCTCGCCAATCGTGGAAGCCAACAAGCCCAGTATTTCGTCGTTTCGCTCTGGAATTATGTCGCAAGCTTGCTCAGCGTTATGCGCATAATCCGACTGTTACCTCATGGCATGTGGGCAATGAATATGGCTGGAATAATCGGTACGACTATTCGTATGAATCTGAAATCGCTTTCCAGTCGTGGTGCGAACGAAAATACGGCACAGTTGAAGCGCTCAATGAGGCGTGGGGAACAACTTTCTGGTCTCAAGAAGTACGCAGCTTTGACGAGGTGAGTGTGCCGCGGCATATGGGTACAGATGCTATGGTTAATCCATCGCAACAGCTTGATTTCGAACGTTTTGGCAATGATATGCTTCTCGAATTTTATTGTGCTGAACGCGATGTTATTGCGCAGATATGTCCGGATAAGCCATGCACAACAAATTTCATGATTTCTACAGACCAATGTTCCATGGATTACGAACAGTGGGCGCATGAAGTTGATTTTGTCTCGAACGACCATTATTTCCACGAAGGTGAATCTCACCTCGATGAGTTGGCATGCTCAGATGCTTTGGTCAGCAGTATAGCTGGCGGTAAGCCATGGTATTTAATGGAGCACTCAACCTCAGCTGTGCAATGGAAACCTATTAATGCTCGTAAACGACGCGGCGAATTAGTGCGTGACTCCTTAGCTCACGTAGCTTTTGGTGCTGATGCTATAGATTTCTTCCAGTGGAGACAATCGCGTTTTGGTGCTGAAGCCTTCCACTCCGCTATGCTTCCTCATGCGGGCGCTGATACTAAAATATTCTCGCAAGTATGCGAGCTGGGAGCTGATTTAGCAACGCTAAGTGCTGCAGGAGTGCAGGGGAGTATGCTTTGCCATTCAGATACTGCCATATTATTCAGTGCTGAGTCTGAATGGGCTACACGTTGTGAAACCTTGCCAAGCCGTGATCTCAATCATTGGCATGAGGTTCGTGATTGGTATAGGGCTTTTCTTGATGCAGGACAGCGCGTGGATGTTGTTCCGCTTCATCGAGATTGGAGCGAATACTCTACGATTGTGCTGCCAAATATATTGGTTTTGAGTGACTTAGATGTTCAACGACTTGAAGAATTTACGCGCTCGGGTGGCACAATTGTGGCAGGGTATGCTACCGGTCTTGTAGATGAACGCTTCCACGTGGGCTTGGGGGGATATCCAGGTGCAGGCAAGGGGTTGTTACGCAGTATCTTTGGAGTGTGCGGCGAAGAATTTAATATTCTGGGTGAGCAGCTAGAGGGTGAACCTGTAGATATTGAACTTTCGAATGGTATGAGTAGCTGTTTTTGGCAGAACGACATGAAAGTCAATGAACACACTGAAATTCTTGCCACATACGAGGGGCACTCTGCTCGTAGCTGGGAGTTAGATGGCACGCCAGCACTCACAAGATCATTGTATGGTCAAGGAGTGGCATACTTCATCGGCTGTGATTTAGGAGCTGCTGACAAAGTCAGTTATATTGGCATATATCTTGAAGAAAGCAATAATAATGCACAGCTTATGCATACGCAACGTATAAGTGAGGACTTTGTCTTTGACTTTTATATTGCCCGTGACGTGTCGGCTATGAGTGCATCTCAAGATATTCGCATCACGATTGACTCCGACAGCGATATTCTTATTGCGCACCGTGCGTATGAATGTGAAAACCCTCAGAGTGAGCTGGTGGATTATGACAGTAATAAAGTTCCTACTACACATATATACTGCATAAGCTCCAATGGTATACTCATTACAAGGAAGCCCCGCTCATAA
- a CDS encoding carbohydrate ABC transporter permease — translation MATAHTATMMTKQSVAQIEKEARKRERERARRVRKDEIAERKRAAKAGFANVANPRRSITLTLICGIFAFYCLFPFIYLLINATKTQADFTSTFGLGFGKSFALWDNIVSVFTYQDGIFSRWFMNTIMYVVLGAGGATLLAIMGGYGLAKFRFPGRKAVFAVIIGSISVPGIALAVPQFLLFAKLGLTNTPWAMIIPSLISPFGLYLMWIFSDQAVPTELLEAARVDGAGEMRTFFTVSLPLLAPGIVTTALFTIVATWNNYFLPLIMLKDSDWYPLTIGLNQWKDQASTAGGQAIQNLVITGSLITIIPLVIAFLLLQRYWQSGLAAGAVKE, via the coding sequence ATGGCAACAGCTCACACAGCAACTATGATGACAAAACAATCCGTTGCACAGATAGAAAAAGAAGCTCGTAAACGCGAACGTGAACGCGCTCGCCGCGTTCGCAAAGATGAAATTGCAGAACGGAAGCGTGCAGCAAAAGCCGGTTTTGCCAATGTGGCGAATCCTCGACGCAGTATAACGCTCACTCTTATATGCGGTATCTTTGCGTTCTACTGTCTTTTCCCCTTCATCTATTTATTGATTAACGCAACCAAAACTCAGGCAGACTTCACCTCTACCTTTGGTTTGGGCTTCGGTAAGAGTTTTGCTCTATGGGATAATATCGTCAGTGTTTTCACCTATCAGGACGGTATTTTCTCCCGCTGGTTTATGAACACGATTATGTATGTAGTGCTTGGTGCTGGCGGTGCGACTTTGCTTGCTATTATGGGCGGTTACGGCTTAGCAAAATTCCGCTTCCCAGGGCGTAAAGCAGTGTTTGCTGTGATTATTGGCTCCATTTCTGTGCCAGGTATTGCTCTTGCTGTGCCACAGTTTTTGCTCTTTGCAAAGCTGGGATTAACAAATACTCCATGGGCAATGATTATTCCAAGTCTTATTAGTCCTTTTGGTCTGTATCTCATGTGGATTTTCTCGGATCAGGCTGTGCCAACAGAACTTCTTGAGGCTGCTCGTGTAGACGGTGCTGGAGAAATGCGCACATTCTTTACGGTGAGCTTGCCTCTTCTTGCTCCAGGAATTGTTACTACCGCTTTGTTCACTATCGTGGCCACATGGAATAACTACTTCTTGCCTTTGATTATGCTGAAAGACTCCGATTGGTATCCGCTGACTATTGGTTTGAATCAGTGGAAAGATCAAGCGTCCACAGCTGGTGGACAAGCAATTCAAAATCTTGTTATTACTGGTTCGTTGATTACGATTATTCCACTTGTTATTGCTTTCCTGCTTTTGCAACGTTACTGGCAGTCAGGTTTGGCAGCAGGTGCTGTAAAGGAATAA